A window of the Tessaracoccus sp. MC1865 genome harbors these coding sequences:
- a CDS encoding response regulator transcription factor yields MPIRVMLVDDQELFRSAIRVIVNAQDDLEVVGEATDGEEAVALAAQLDPDVILMDIRMPGVDGVEATRRILGDAVASGSGVKVLVLTTFNLDDRAATAIRYGASGFLLKDITPQMLTDSIRTVHSGNGVIAPEDLAALLDSSFQEKPAPPAGFTQLSEKEHEVFALVAQGLSNVEIGQTIFASESTIKSHVGAILRKMGLRDRVQVVVSAYQHGLVDH; encoded by the coding sequence GTGCCCATCCGCGTCATGCTGGTCGACGACCAGGAACTGTTCCGCTCGGCCATTCGGGTCATCGTCAACGCGCAGGATGACCTCGAGGTGGTTGGGGAGGCCACCGACGGTGAGGAGGCCGTGGCGCTGGCGGCACAGCTCGATCCCGATGTGATCCTGATGGACATCCGCATGCCCGGGGTCGACGGCGTGGAGGCCACCCGCCGCATCCTGGGCGACGCCGTCGCCTCCGGCTCCGGCGTCAAGGTGCTGGTGCTCACCACGTTCAACCTCGACGACCGCGCGGCCACCGCCATCAGGTACGGCGCCAGCGGGTTCCTGCTCAAGGACATCACCCCGCAGATGCTCACGGACTCCATCCGCACGGTGCACAGCGGCAACGGCGTCATCGCGCCGGAGGACCTCGCCGCGCTGCTCGACTCGTCCTTCCAGGAGAAGCCGGCCCCGCCGGCCGGCTTCACACAGCTGTCTGAGAAGGAACACGAGGTCTTCGCCCTGGTGGCCCAGGGTCTCAGCAACGTTGAGATCGGTCAGACGATCTTCGCCTCCGAGTCCACGATCAAGTCCCACGTCGGCGCGATCCTGCGCAAGATGGGGTTGCGTGACCGGGTGCAGGTGGTCGTGTCGGCGTATCAGCACGGACTGGTCGATCACTGA
- the nusG gene encoding transcription termination/antitermination protein NusG, translated as MTDNSDFEVDLGPIEETSTDDLEIDLGSLGVAEDDDTTIELAELAEEEPDEAADKASQDRDEALEAAINELREELESKFGDWYVIHTYSGMENRVKQNVDARVTTLNMEDYIFETVVPTEDVVEVRNNGRKTVTRCVLPGYVLIRMELTDDSWSAVRQTPSVTGFVGQGQQPVPLSIDEVLHMLTPSVVAKVNAAHAGSEAARKKKVEVVDLAVGDSVMVTDGPFAGVHATITELNANNQRLIALVEILGRETPVDLDFKQVEKVV; from the coding sequence ATGACTGACAACTCTGATTTTGAGGTCGACCTCGGCCCGATCGAAGAGACCTCCACCGACGACCTGGAGATCGACCTCGGCTCGCTGGGCGTCGCCGAGGACGACGACACCACCATCGAACTCGCCGAACTGGCTGAGGAAGAGCCGGACGAGGCCGCCGACAAGGCCTCCCAGGACCGCGACGAGGCCCTCGAGGCAGCCATCAACGAGCTGCGCGAGGAACTCGAATCCAAGTTCGGTGACTGGTACGTCATCCACACCTACTCCGGCATGGAGAACCGCGTCAAGCAGAACGTCGACGCTCGTGTCACCACGCTGAACATGGAGGACTACATCTTCGAGACGGTCGTCCCCACCGAGGACGTCGTCGAGGTACGCAACAACGGCCGCAAGACCGTCACGCGTTGCGTCCTCCCCGGATACGTTCTCATCCGGATGGAACTGACCGACGACTCCTGGAGCGCCGTCCGCCAGACCCCCTCCGTCACCGGCTTCGTCGGCCAGGGGCAGCAGCCCGTGCCGCTGTCGATCGACGAGGTCCTCCACATGCTGACTCCTTCCGTCGTCGCCAAGGTCAACGCCGCTCACGCGGGTTCCGAGGCCGCACGGAAGAAGAAGGTCGAAGTCGTCGACTTGGCGGTCGGCGATTCCGTCATGGTGACGGACGGCCCCTTTGCCGGGGTGCACGCCACGATCACCGAACTCAACGCCAACAATCAGCGGCTCATCGCTCTCGTCGAGATCCTCGGCCGCGAGACCCCTGTCGACCTGGATTTCAAGCAGGTCGAGAAGGTCGTCTAA
- a CDS encoding histidine kinase codes for MPAAHARPDSVAWGLLADRIALGVAVVLGAPTVLLYAFASPAPDRAIGALFMVAVLVIARRQPGTSLGIFWAGSLFLLMVGNEPLPLLVQMVAGAWLAYTATRFGSRATVIVAGVSLALGALIAGTLLGQEFFWGHQYFGLGGTAFAFGLVASFLGAPWLLGLRQRSTAQVRAQQTRAEDAEWQRTRAIEAQQHAVLEERRLTRVAAAEAANARLARDVHDVVGHSLAVILMQAESAQYLTNTQDLHESMNNIAVCARRSLGEIREVLHAARGDHPSVPAPPGGLGALLDSVRASGVDLEVTQLGQSRALPPDAETVAYRVLQEMLTNAIKHGEHGRPIAVALTWADRLTMEVRNLDGGHTLSRALHGGGIAGMSARLGAVGGSFELNRHQSADGEVITATAWLPLRTN; via the coding sequence ATGCCAGCAGCCCACGCCCGTCCCGACAGTGTCGCGTGGGGACTCCTCGCAGACCGGATCGCGCTCGGCGTCGCGGTGGTCCTCGGGGCGCCCACCGTCCTCCTGTACGCGTTCGCCAGCCCCGCCCCTGACCGGGCCATCGGGGCGCTGTTCATGGTCGCTGTGCTCGTCATCGCCCGTCGCCAGCCGGGCACCTCGCTCGGCATCTTCTGGGCGGGCAGCCTCTTCCTGCTGATGGTGGGTAACGAACCCCTGCCGCTGCTCGTCCAGATGGTCGCCGGCGCATGGCTGGCCTACACCGCCACGCGGTTCGGGTCCCGCGCCACCGTCATCGTCGCCGGCGTCTCGTTGGCGCTCGGGGCGCTCATCGCGGGCACCCTCCTCGGGCAGGAGTTCTTCTGGGGCCACCAGTACTTCGGGCTGGGTGGCACCGCGTTCGCCTTCGGGCTCGTGGCGTCCTTCCTCGGTGCGCCGTGGTTGCTGGGTCTGCGGCAACGCTCCACGGCGCAGGTCCGGGCGCAACAGACCCGGGCAGAGGACGCCGAGTGGCAGCGCACCCGGGCCATCGAGGCGCAACAGCACGCCGTCCTGGAAGAGCGGCGCCTCACCAGGGTCGCCGCGGCCGAGGCAGCCAACGCCAGGCTCGCTCGCGACGTCCACGACGTCGTCGGCCATTCCCTGGCCGTGATCCTGATGCAGGCCGAATCAGCGCAATACCTGACCAACACCCAGGACCTGCACGAATCCATGAACAACATCGCCGTGTGCGCCCGCCGCTCCCTCGGGGAGATCCGCGAGGTGCTGCACGCGGCCCGCGGCGACCACCCGTCGGTGCCCGCCCCTCCCGGTGGCCTGGGCGCCCTGCTGGACAGCGTGCGGGCCTCGGGCGTAGACCTCGAGGTCACCCAACTGGGGCAGAGCCGGGCGTTGCCGCCCGACGCCGAGACAGTCGCCTACCGGGTGCTGCAGGAGATGCTCACCAACGCCATCAAGCACGGCGAACACGGCAGGCCCATCGCCGTCGCGTTGACGTGGGCGGACCGGCTCACCATGGAGGTGCGCAACCTCGACGGCGGGCACACCCTCTCCAGGGCGCTCCACGGCGGGGGGATCGCCGGGATGAGCGCGCGGCTCGGCGCCGTGGGCGGTAGTTTCGAACTCAACCGGCACCAGAGCGCCGACGGTGAGGTCATCACCGCCACCGCCTGGCTGCCACTGCGAACCAACTAG
- the secE gene encoding preprotein translocase subunit SecE: protein MSDKSHDAVPENEDFVPGEPDAPEDDAVEIEDPEALAAAEEEVAEADEDITLGELEKDFTPEEQEAAAALAPVRRTVKAPVRKKDTVTRKRSEALAEHDDPYRASNPVEFAKQSGSELKKVVWPTWPQTISMFSAVLVFVLIMIAIVGSLDLFFGWSLLQLFGS, encoded by the coding sequence GTGAGCGACAAGTCGCACGACGCAGTACCGGAGAACGAAGATTTCGTCCCCGGGGAGCCCGACGCGCCCGAAGACGACGCCGTCGAGATCGAGGATCCCGAAGCGCTGGCTGCCGCCGAAGAGGAAGTCGCCGAAGCCGACGAGGACATCACCCTCGGCGAGCTGGAGAAGGACTTCACCCCGGAGGAGCAGGAAGCCGCCGCTGCGCTGGCACCGGTCCGTCGTACCGTCAAGGCCCCTGTCCGCAAGAAGGACACCGTCACCCGCAAGCGCTCCGAAGCGCTCGCTGAGCACGATGACCCCTACCGGGCTTCCAACCCGGTCGAATTCGCCAAGCAGTCTGGCTCCGAGCTGAAGAAGGTCGTGTGGCCCACCTGGCCGCAGACGATCTCGATGTTCAGCGCCGTCCTGGTGTTCGTGTTGATCATGATCGCCATCGTCGGCTCGCTGGATCTCTTCTTCGGCTGGTCGCTGCTGCAGTTGTTTGGGAGCTGA